One Xenopus tropicalis strain Nigerian chromosome 8, UCB_Xtro_10.0, whole genome shotgun sequence genomic window carries:
- the man1b1 gene encoding endoplasmic reticulum mannosyl-oligosaccharide 1,2-alpha-mannosidase (The RefSeq protein has 1 substitution compared to this genomic sequence), producing MYSPQRRDFLSVTVSQAEGGGGYNNSKSWRRKSCWRKWKQLSRLQRNIILFLCVLLAVCAVGSYSNLGEHWRALTSQSEEHYESQDGPGVNPAHKAVLPAPQRVEDPDQMLLKPPAQKPKRPHKRGPPNLHPPPPPSPVQKVEDNEQRPDQAENPQPVISWRGAVIEPVQPSEPAANKAPEATVAPPIPNEKEPVPVNERQEAVVEAFRHAWKGYTEHAWGHDELKPISKSYSEWFGLGLTLIDALDTMWIMGLKEEFEKAREWVGKQLTFDKNVDVNLFESTIRILGGLLSTYHLTKDALFLDKAKDIGTRLLPAFNTPSKVPYSDVNIGRGTAHPPRWTSDSTVAEVTSVQLEFRELSRITGDDRFQKAVDQVTQHVHNLSGKRDGLVPMFINTNSGQFTHLGVFTLGARADSYYEYLLKQWIQSGKKENGFLEDYMQAIEGVKKNLLRKSHPNQLTFVGELAHGHFSPKMDHLVCFLPGTLALGAHNGITADHMDTAAALMETCYQMYKQMETGLSPEISHFFLSGAQKGSKDIDVKPADRHNLLRPETVESLFYMYRFTGDTKYQDWGWEILQSFNKHTRVTGGGFTSINNVQSAGNPEPRDKMESFFLGETLKYLYLLFSDDVDLINLDKFVFNTEAHPLPIWES from the exons ATGTACTCCCCGCAGCGCCGGGACTTTCTGTCCGTGACTGTGAGCCAGGCCGAGGGGGGAGGCGGCTACAATAACAGCAAGAGCTGGAGGAGAAAGTCCTGCTGGAGG AAATGGAAGCAGCTGTCGAGGCTCCAGCGCAACATCATTTTGTTCCTGTGCGTCCTGCTCGCCGTCTGCGCCGTCGGGTCATACTCCAACCTGGGGGAGCACTGGCGGG CCttgaccagccaatcagaagagcATTACGAGTCTCAGGATGGGCCGGGGGTTAACCCTGCGCACAAAGCCGTGCTGCCGGCCCCCCAGAGGGCGGAGGACCCAGACCAGATGTTGCTGAAACCCCCTGCTCAG AAACCCAAGAGACCCCACAAACGCGGCCCCCCCAACCTacatccccccccacccccttcacCGGTCCAGAAAGTAGAAGACAACGAGCAGAGGCCGGACCAAGCCGAGAACCCGCAGCCGGTAATCAG CTGGCGCGGTGCCGTCATAGAGCCGGTCCAACCCTCGGAACCTGCTGCGAACAAAGCGCCGGAGGCCACGGTGGCTCCGCCCATTCCCAATGAAAAGGAACCAG tccCTGTCAACGAGCGCCAGGAGGCGGTGGTGGAGGCGTTCCGCCACGCTTGGAAGGGCTACACGGAACACGCGTGGGGGCACGACGAGCTGAAGCCCATCTCTAAATCCTACAGCGAGTGGTTCGGGCTCGGCCTGACCCTCATCGACGCCCTCGACACCATGTGGATCATGGGACTGAAGGAAG AGTTCGAGAAAGCCAGGGAGTGGGTCGGCAAGCAGCTCACCTTCGACAAGAACGTGGACGTCAACCTGTTCGAGAGCACCATCCGGATCCTGGGGGGGCTGCTGAGCACCTATCACCTGACCAAAGACGCCCTCTTTCTAGATAAAGCT AAAGACATCGGGACCCGCTTGCTGCCGGCCTTCAACACTCCGTCCAAGGTGCCTTACTCAGACGTCAACATCGGCCGCGGGACGGCGCACCCCCCCCGATGGACCTCCGACAGCACCGTGGCCGAAGTGACCAGCGTCCAACTGGAATTCCGGGAGCTGAGCAGGATCACGGGGGACGACCGCTTTCAG AAAGCGGTGGATCAGGTGACCCAGCACGTGCACAACCTGTCGGGGAAGCGGGATGGCCTGGTGCCCATGTTCATCAACACCAACAGCGGGCAGTTCACCCACCTCGGGGTGTTCACTTTGGGCGCCCGAGCCGACAGTTACTACGAGTATCTGCTCAAGCAGTGGATCCAGAGCGGCAAGAAGGAGAACGG gtTCCTAGAAGATTACATGCAGGCCATCGAGGGGGTGAAGAAGAATCTCCTGCGCAAATCCCACCCCAACCAGCTGACGTTTGTAGGGGAATTGGCCCATGGGCACTTCAGCCCCAAGATG GACCACCTGGTGTGTTTCCTCCCCGGCACGCTGGCCCTGGGGGCGCACAACGGCATCACAGCCGACCACATGGACACGGCCGCCGCCCTGATGGAAACCTGTTACCAGATGTACAAGCAGATGGAGACCGGCCTGAGCCCCGAGATCTCCCACTTCTTCCTGAGCGGGGCGCAGAAGGGCAGTAAGGATATAGACGTGAAG CCGGCCGACCGACACAACCTCCTGCGCCCCGAGACGGTGGAAAGCCTCTTCTACATGTACCGCTTCACGGGCGATACCAAGTACCAGGACTGGGGGTGGGAGATCCTGCAGAGTTTCAACAAACACACGCGG GTCACGGGTGGCGGCTTCACGTCCATCAACAACGTGCAGAGTGCCGGCAACCCCGAGCCCCGCGACAAGATGGAGAGCTTCTTCCTGGGCGAGACCCTCAAGTACCTGTACCTGCTCTTCTCCGACGACGTCGACCTCATTAACCTGGACAAGTTCGTATTCAACACGGAAGCCCACCCACTGCCCATCTGGGAGTCATAG
- the uap1l1 gene encoding UDP-N-acetylhexosamine pyrophosphorylase-like protein 1 (The RefSeq protein has 2 substitutions compared to this genomic sequence) encodes MDRSESAESAESRRRRAEESGQGQLFRFWDELSPAEKEALLEQLEMLEPRELREHCQRAREAYVRESSAPQRLDDRMQPVPPEFLGSVRHSGTGELERWEREGFHQIAQNKVAVLLLAGGQGTRLGVTYPKGMYSVGLPSAKTLYQIQAERIRRLQQLASERHGETCTVPWYIMTSEFTLGPTRKFFEDHAYFGLERSDVVMFEQRMLPAVGFDGAAILEDKAKLAMAPDGNGGLYRALSDNRILEDMEGRGIQYVHVYCVDNILVKMADPVFIGFCVSKGADCGAKVVEKGYPAEPVGVVCRVDGVYQVVEYSEISPETAEKRNPNGALTFTAGNICNHFFTVPFLRAVIGSLEPRLNYHVAIKKVPYVDNEGNLVKPTSPNGIKMEKFVFDVFQFAKNFVAFEVLREEEFSPLKNADTADKDTPTTARRALLWQHYRWARRAGTHFLDETGSPIRDSHSISGEGDPPAVCEISPLVSYFGEGLESYMKDKDVSSFPFVLESSDAGPVPV; translated from the exons ATGGACCGGTCGGAAAGTGCGGAAAGTGCCGAAAGCCGGAGGCGACGGGCGGAGGAGTCCGGGCAGGGGCAGCTGTTTCGGTTCTGGGATGAGCTGAGTCCGGCGGAGAAGGAGGCGCTGTTGGAGCAGCTGGAAATGCTGGAGCCCCGGGAGTTGAGGGAGCACTGCCAGCGGGCAAGGGAGGCCTATGTGCGGGAAAGCAGCGCCCCCCAGCGGCTGGATGATAGAATGCAACCTGTACCCCCAGAGTTCCTGGGGAGCGTCCGGCACAGCGGCACCGGGGAGCTGGAGAGATGGGAGCGGGAAG GGTTCCATCAGATCGCACAGAACAAGGTGGCCGTCCTGCTCCTAGCTGGGGGCCAGGGGACCCGCCTGGGGGTGACGTACCCCAAAGGGATGTACAGCGTCGGCCTCCCCAGCGCCAAAACCCTGTACCAGATCCAGGCCGAGCGGATCCGCCGGCTGCAGCAATTGGCCAGTGAGCGTCACGGCGAGGCCTGCACCGTCCCATG gtacatcATGACGAGCGAGTTCACGCTGGGTCCCACGCGGAAGTTCTTCGAAGACCACGCCTACTTTGGGCTGGATCGCTCGGACGTGGTCATGTTTGAGCAGAGGATGCTGCCGGCGGTGGGGTTCGACGGTGCGGCCATCTTGGAGGATAAAGCCAAGCTCGCCATGGCTCCAG ATGGGAACGGGGGTCTGTACCGGGCTCTGTCCGATAACCGCATCCTGGAGGATATGGAGGGGAGGGGCATCCAGTACGTTCATGTCTATTGTGTGGACAACATCCTGGTCAAGATGGCCGACCCGGTCTTTATCGGCTTCTGTGTGAGCAAAGGTGCCGACTGTGGCGCCAAG GTAGTGGAGAAGGGGTACCCGGCCGAGCCAGTGGGGGTGGTGTGCCGAGTGGATGGGGTCTACCAAGTGGTGGAATATAGCGAAATCAGCCCCGAAACCGCCGAGAAGCGCAATCCCAACGGCGCCCTGACCTTCACCGCTGGCAACATCTGCAACCACTTCTTCACCGTGCCCTTCctcagggctgtgattgg GTCTTTGGAGCCGCGCCTGAATTACCACGTAGCCATAAAGAAAGTCCCTTACGTGGATAATGAGGGAAACTTGGTGAAACCAACGAGCCCAAACGGGATCAAAATGGAGAAGTTTGTGTTCGACGTCTTCCAGTTTGCAAA GAACTTTGTTGCCTTTGAGGTCCTGAGGGAGGAGGAGTTCTCCCCACTGAAAAACGCCGACACTGCCGATAAGGACACCCCCACAACGGCGAGGCGGGCGCTGCTATGGCAACATTACCGCTGGGCGAGGAGAGCTGGCACCCACTTTTTGGATGAGACCGGCAGCCCGATACGTGACAGCCACAG TATTTCAGGTGAGGGCGACCCTCCAGCTGTGTGTGAGATTTCCCCTTTGGTGTCTTATTTCGGAGAG GGGTTAGAATCGTACATGAAAGACAAGGACGTCTCATCGTTTCCCTTCGTTCTGGAGAGCAGCGATGCCGGGCCGGTACCAGTCTGA
- the LOC116406879 gene encoding kelch-like protein 9, producing MENGTEHSTYTSEKYPEKILDRIGQLRAQQELCDVTLEAEGISYPAHRVLLASASTYCKLLFADPKTGDPVQLKGVKAKGLKNVLDFIYTNKLRLSMANIEDTLKAAEVLLAREAVKLCFRFLEDHLADDNSLEILNLVKKHGPDDLKQKAGQHYRQILGNAESLVKVDKTTLCEILGREDMAEYRELDLFNFAVAWLRHDSSRVVEAGDVLRHIRFPLVPLEDLQKMVKETSILKTDSSCFRYLQDALSYHAQLYAQPVLSYEGTRIRSSTERLLVIGGRTSDNVVGGSIYVGDDGGSSWSQLAELYVPVYNHCTAVINDFLFVLGGQNRFDPTGKHPSNEVFRFDPRQGSWLQVAGMQDRRTRFHVEVVSERIVAVGGGTLLGHLTNTVEEYHPSENSWEFTAPFPVPVADHAGTTHKGILYISGGYSTGRTLSDVYSYLPRLRRWVMNRSMTFARCDHGMAAMGEKVYCVGGRTLNAAQEWIHVNETEVYWPAADQWSTLPLSPIHCCQFSITAHDSKLYITGGGSLRRMNKEEGVFIYDPEAKTWKKAGSLPCPLVDHASCAMKLPHHLTQKLHQKEENSNVSAKKKSTLNLFITGKKEKDLDGQSEAAV from the exons ATGGAGAACGGCACGGAACACAGTACGTATACATCGGAGAAGTATCCAGAGAAGATCCTCGATAGGATCGGCCAACTGCGTGCCCAGCAGGAACTCTGCGATGTGACCTTGGAGGCCGAGGGGATCTCCTACCCAGCCCACAGGGTCCTCCTCGCCTCTGCTAGTACTTACTGTAAACTGCTCTTCGCTGACCCCAAAACCGGCGACCCCGTCCAACTCAAAGGCGTGAAAGCCAAAGGGCTCAAGAACGTTCTGGACTTCATCTACACCAACAAACTCAGGTTGTCCATGGCCAACATTGAGGACACCTTGAAGGCGGCGGAGGTGCTGTTGGCCCGCGAGGCCGTCAAGCTCTGCTTTCGGTTTCTAGAAGACCATCTGGCGGACGACAACTCTTTAGAGATATTAAACTTGGTCAAGAAGCACGGGCCGGACGACTTGAAGCAGAAGGCCGGTCAACATTACCGACAGATACTGGGGAACGCTGAAAGCTTAGTCAAGGTGGACAAGACCACCCTCTGTGAGATATtgggcagggaggatatggcgGAATACAGGGAGTTAGACCTGTTTAATTTCGCCGTGGCGTGGCTGCGGCACGATAGCTCAAGGGTCGTTGAGGCAGGGGATGTCCTAAGGCACATACGGTTCCCTCTTGTTCCTCTGGAAGATCTCCAGAAGATGGTTAAGGAGACCTCCATCTTGAAAACCGACTCAAGCTGCTTCAGATACCTTCAAGATGCCCTTAGTTACCATGCCCAACTCTATGCCCAACCCGTGCTGAGCTATGAGGGCACCCGTATCCGCTCCAGCACAGAGCGGCTGCTGGTCATTGGAGGAAGAACCTCCGATAATGTGGTCGGTGGAAGCATCTACGTTGGAGACGATGGTGGGAGCTCATGGTCTCAACTCGCTGAGCTTTATGTGCCTGTTTATAATCACTGCACCGCGGTCATCAACGACTTCCTGTTCGTTCTCGGAGGGCAGAACCGGTTTGACCCGACGGGGAAACATCCATCCAACGAG GTGTTTCGGTTCGACCCCAGACAAGGATCGTGGCTTCAGGTTGCCGGGATGCAGGACCGGAGGACGCGCTTTCACGTAGAGGTGGTCTCGGAGCGCATCGTTGCTGTTGGCGGGGGGACGCTATTGGGGCACCTCACTAACACGGTGGAGGAATATCACCCGTCAGAAAACAGCTGGGAGTTCACGGCCCCCTTCCCAGTACCGGTGGCGGATCACGCTGGCACCACCCACAAGGGGATCCTGTACATCTCAG ggggttattccacagggaGGACCCTAAGCGATGTGTACAGTTACCTCCCGCGGCTCCGGCGTTGGGTGATGAACCGATCCATGACATTTGCCCGATGTGACCACGGAATGGCCGCCATGGGCGAGAAAGTCTATTGTGTCGGCGGGCGCACATTGAATGCG GCTCAGGAATGGATCCATGTCAATGAGACGGAAGTTTATTGGCCGGCGGCCGACCAATGGAGCACCCTGCCGCTCTCCCCCATCCACTGCTGCCAGTTCAGCATCACCGCCCACGACTCCAAACTCTACATCACCGGCGGCGGCTCCTTACGGCGAATGAACAAAGAGGAGGGCGTGTTTATCTACGACCCTGAAGCCAAGACTTGGAAGAAGGCAGGGTCCTTGCCTTGCCCGCTAGTAGACCACGCCTCCTGCGCCATGAAACTCCCACATCACCTGACCCAGAAACTTCACCAGAAAGAggaaaattccaacgtttcggcCAAAAAGAAGTCGACCCTGAATTTGTTCATTactgggaaaaaagaaaaggacTTGGACGGCCAATCAGAAGCAGCGGTGTGA